The genome window accctatcgaccaatgaaaatgcgccataaGCTATGTGATCACATCCCCTCGTCTTTTAATTTTCTACTCTTCTACTTTGCAACTCGCAGAACCAACCTCGattgtaaatttaatatatGATGCACCGCAACACAATATATGTATTGGTTTCCAGGTTCTACCTGGAGGAGCTATCGGAGTGGCTGTCGaacggcggcggcgcgggggcgggtgcgggggcgggggcggcgcggcGCTGGAAGGAGCTGGTGCACATGCTGCCGCCGCCGCTGGCGCAGGCGGTGCGGCCGCGCGCCTGGCGCCGCCTGTTCTCCGCGGCGGCGCTCGCGCGGGCCTTGGCGCGCGTCCGCGTGGTGGGCTACGACGAGCGCGTGGACTTGTACGGCGCGCTGCACGCCACGGCCGTCAGCTCCGGCTTCTGCCTGGGCTCCGCCAACTGGGTGCTGCGTTCGGCGCACGAGAAGGTGGCGTACGTGAGCGGCTCGAGCACCCTTACAACCCACCCGCGCCCCATCAACCAGGCGGCCCTGCGCGGCGCCGACCTGCTCGTGCTGGCCGCGCTGACGCAGACGCCGGCCCACAACCCCGACCACATGCTGGGCGACCTGTGCGTGCACGCCACCGTGACGCTGCGCGCCGGCGGCTGCGTGCTGTGCCCCGTGTACCCGAGCGGCGTGCTGTACGACCTGCTGGAGTGCCTCTCCGCGCACCTGGACGGCGCGGGTCTGGCGCACGTGCCGCTGTACGTGGTGTCGCCGGTGGCGGACTCCTCGCTGGCGTACAGCAACATCCTGGCCGAGTGGGTGTCGGCGGGCAAGCAGGCGCGCGTGTACCTGCCCGAGGAGCCGTTCCCGCACGCGGCGCTCGCCCGTGCCGGCCGCCTGCGCCGCGCGCGCGAGCTGCACGACGAGGCGTTCGGCGCCGACTTCCGCCAGCCTTGCGTCGTGTTTTGCGGCCACCCGAGCCTGCGTTTCGGCGCCGCCGTGCACCTCGTGGAGCTGTGGGGCTCCAACCCCGCGCACGCCGTCATCTTCACCGAACCCGATTTCCCGCACGCGGAGGCGCTCGCCCCCTTCCAGCCGCTCGCCATGAAGGCGTTCCACTGCCCCATCGACACTTCGCTCAACTACTCGCAGGCCAACAAGCTGGTGCGCGAGCTGCGGCCGCGCGAGCTGGCGCTGCCCGAGCAGTACGCCGGTGGCGCCGGGCGCGGCGCCGTGGGTGGCGACGTGCCCACCGTGGTGGTCCGGCGCGGGGCGGCGCGTGCGCTCGGCgtgcggcggcgcgcggcgcggggcaCGCTGGACGGCgcgctggcggcggcggcggcgcgcggcgggctGCGTGAGGTGCGAGCGGGGCTGCGCGCGGCGCCGCTGACAGTGTCGCTGCGCGTGCGCGACGCCCGGCTGGAGCTGCTGCCGGCAGGCGGGgtgggcggcgcggggggcggcgcgGCGCTGGCGGCGGGTGCGGTGCACTGGAGCGCGCTGGACGTGGAGGCGCTGGTGCGCGCGCTGGCGCGGGAGGGCGTGGGCGAGGCGCGGGTGgaggcgggcgggggcggcggtgGCGGGGAGGGGGTCGGCGCGGcggcggggggaggggggtgCATCGTCCACCTGCCGCGGCATGACACGCTAGTGCACGTGGAGCGCCACGCCACGCACGTGTTCTGCGAGGGCCGCGACGACGTGCGCCAGGCGCTGCGCCGCGCGCTCGCCGCCTGTCTGCCGCACATG of Aricia agestis chromosome 9, ilAriAges1.1, whole genome shotgun sequence contains these proteins:
- the LOC121730610 gene encoding integrator complex subunit 9, with the translated sequence MKLYCLSSDASKPCFVLSFKELLIMLDCGLSAHSVLNFLPLPPVPSTRLASLPNYTPPHLNDPLLEGELKECCGRVFVDSIPEFCPPLDKVVDFSQLDVILISNYTCMMALPYITEETGFKGQVYATEPTLQIGRFYLEELSEWLSNGGGAGAGAGAGAARRWKELVHMLPPPLAQAVRPRAWRRLFSAAALARALARVRVVGYDERVDLYGALHATAVSSGFCLGSANWVLRSAHEKVAYVSGSSTLTTHPRPINQAALRGADLLVLAALTQTPAHNPDHMLGDLCVHATVTLRAGGCVLCPVYPSGVLYDLLECLSAHLDGAGLAHVPLYVVSPVADSSLAYSNILAEWVSAGKQARVYLPEEPFPHAALARAGRLRRARELHDEAFGADFRQPCVVFCGHPSLRFGAAVHLVELWGSNPAHAVIFTEPDFPHAEALAPFQPLAMKAFHCPIDTSLNYSQANKLVRELRPRELALPEQYAGGAGRGAVGGDVPTVVVRRGAARALGVRRRAARGTLDGALAAAAARGGLREVRAGLRAAPLTVSLRVRDARLELLPAGGVGGAGGGAALAAGAVHWSALDVEALVRALAREGVGEARVEAGGGGCIVHLPRHDTLVHVERHATHVFCEGRDDVRQALRRALAACLPHM